From Bradyrhizobium sp. AZCC 1610:
CCGGAGGAGCGCATCTGCGTAACCCGCCGCGCGGTGCTGGGATTTCATGCCGCTCGCTCGATCGACGGCCGTGGCCGGATCTACGCCGAACCGGAGGCCTCGCGCGCGGTGCAGGAAGCCTATCCGGCGGCGGTGCGGGACTGGATCAGCCGCCGCGGTGGATTGACGTCGCGGCTGCTGCTGTTGCGCGGGCGCGAACTCGCCGCGATCTATCCGCGGTGCAGATAGGATTTGTAGGATGGGTGGAGCGCAGCGATACCCATCAATTCCGTTCGTGATGCCGATGGGTATCGCTTCGCTCCACCCATCCTACAATCTGCGCTCACATGTCTTCCTTGGGGCAGTTTACCATCCACGGAATGCCGAACTTGTCGACGCACATGCCGAACCCATTGGAGAAGAAGGTCTTGCCGAACGGCATCCGCACCGTGCCGCCCTCGGCGAGCGCGTTGAAGCGGCGCTCGGCATCCGCGGGATCCTCGACCTGCAGCGAGACGGCAAAGCCCTGCGGCTGATGGTAATCGCCGGGCATGGCGTCCGCCGCCATCAGCACCTCGCCGTCGATCGTGATGCTCGCATGCATGAGCTTGTTCTTCCAGTCGGGCGGCGTCGGCATGTCGGGCGGCGCGCCCTCATAGGGAAACGTCGCCCCGATCTGGGCGCCGAGCACCTTTTCATAATACTTCAGCGCTTCCTGGCAGTTGCCGTCGTAGAACAGATAGGGATTGACCTGCATCGCTGGCTCCATGGGGTTGTTAATCAGTTACGGCATTCCCCGGATGCAGCGCAGCACAAAGTAAAGTGATGCGCTGCTGTTCCGGGGTCCATCGATGGGTCCCGGCTCTGCGTTCGCATCACTTCCGTGCTGCGCCGCGTTCGGGACACGATAGTAGTCGCGCTCATTTCTCGGTTTGCTTCTTCAGATTGGCGAGGCCGGCTTCGAAATCCTTTCCGATCATGTTGTCCAGATTCATGAAGACCTGGATCAGCCTGGTCACGAAGCGTGCGGGACCATGCATCAGCCATGTGACATGGGTGCCATCGCCCTGCGGCAGCATTGTGAACTCGGCGGTGTTGTGGCCTTCGAACGGCTTGAAGAAATCGAGCTTGATGACGATCTTTTGCGGCGCGGAGGCTTCGAGAATTTCCATGCGGCCGGAACCGACATTCTTGTCGCCGTCCCAGGCGTAGACCGCGCCCTTGCCGCGCTCCGCACCGCTATAGGTGCGCTTCATCGCCGGGTCCTTCTGCTCGTAGGGCGACCAGGTCAGCCACTGATGAAAGTCGGAGATCAGCGGAAATATCCCTTCCGGCGGCGCCTTGATGCTTACCGAGCGCTGCACGCGCAGCGTGCCCGGCTTGGTCGCGGCGAGAATGAGGACTGCGGCAATGGCAATCGCCAATATGACAGCGATGGTGACAAGGACTTCAAACATGACTGGCTCCGTATTCGTGAACGACCGTTGAAGCACATCAGCGACGGAACGGGATCAAGCTGCGCAGATTCTTGTCGCGCAGCCACAGCCCGCCCCACACCATCAGGCCGAGATAAAGCCCGAACAAGGCGTGCGTGAACAGGGGGCTGCCGATCCGCACATGCGAGGCCATCGCGCCGCCGAGATAGCCCGTGAGCAGGATCGCACCGAGGATCGAGGTCGGCGGTATCGAGTAGAGCGCGGTGCAGACGATGGTGATGAGGCCGAGGCTTCGCGCCAGCGTTTCGCTCGAACCATAGCTCATCCTGTCCATGGTTTCGGTGACGACCGGCCACGGCACCAGCTTGATGGCGCCGTCGATCAACAGAAACACGATGACCAGCGCGCTCATGATGCGGCCGGTCCAGCGTGCGGGTTTTGAGGCCGGAAGGGTCTCGGCGATGACAGTCATGATTGATCCCCGTGGTCTTGAATGGCTGTTCGATTTCAAGACGAACGAGGAGAGCGGAAACCGACAGGGGGAATGAAAAATTTCGATGTGTGCTTCGTCATGCCCGGGCTTGTCCCGGGCATCCACGTCTTCAGCGGCCTCGGCAAGAAAGACGTGGATGGCCGGGACAAGCCCGGCCATGACGATGGAGAGCGATGGGAACTACTACTTCCCCGCCTTTTTGCCGCGGGGCTGGCTGTCGCGCTGCAGGCGGTCGAGATGCATGCGGATGTGGGCGGCTTCGGCCGAGGTGTTCGCCAGCGCGATGGCGCGGTCGAAGGCGGTGCGGGCCTCGTCGTTGCGGCCGAGCTGCATCAGGAAGGCGCCGCGCACGCCGAAGAAATGAAAATAGTTCGACAGCCGCGGCGCCAATGGTTCGATCATGTCGAGCGCCGCCTGTGGTCCCTTCACCTTGGATACGGCAACCGCACGGTTCAGCGTCACCACCGGCGATGGCTGCATGACCTCGAGCGCGCCATAAAGCAGGTCGATCTGGGTCCAGTCGGTATCTTCAGGCTTTTCGGCGCGGGCGTGCAGCGCCGCGATCGCGGCCTGCACCTGGTAGGGCCCGCTGCGGCGATGACGCATCGCCTTGTCGATCAGCGCCAGTCCCTCGGAGATGAGAGACTTGTTCCACTTGGTACGGTCCTGATCGTCGAGCAGGATCACCGCGCCATCGGCGTCGAACCGGGCCGCAGCGCGCGCATGCTGTATCAGCAGCAACGCGGTCAGCCCCATGATCTCGGGCTCGCTCTGGAACAACCTCAGCAGCAGCCGGGCCAGACGAATCGCCTCCTCGCACAACGGCGCGCGAATCTCGGCGGTATCGCCCGAGGCCGAATAGCCCTCGTTGAAGATCAGGTAGATCATGGCGGCGACGGAGGCGAGGCGTTCAGAGCGCTCCGCCGCATCAGGCGTTTCGAACGGCACGTTGGCGTCGGCCACGCGGGCCTTGGCCCGCGTGATCCGCTGCTCCATCGCGGCTTCCGAGACCAGGAAGGCGCGCGCGATCTGCTTGACTGTCAGCCCTGAGACGATGCGCAGCGCGAGCGCGATCTGCTGCGTCGCCGGCAGGTCCGGATGGCAGCAGATGAACAGGAGCCGCAGGATATCGTCGCGATAGTGCGAGCCGTCGAGCCGCTCGGCAAGCTGTTCCTCGGCGTCATCGAGATCGGATATCGCCTCGTCCTCGGGCAACGCCTCCTGCTTCTTGCTGTGCCTGATATCGTCGATCGCGACGTTGCGCCCGACCATGATCAGCCACGCCGCGGGATCGCGCGGCGGGCCGTTCTGCGGCCAGCTCTTCAGCGCGCGCAAACATGCGTTCTGAAAGGCCTCCTCGGCGGTGTCGAGATTGCGGAAATAGCGCAGCAACGCGCCGACCGCCTGGGGGCGAGCCGAGGTCAGCGCGGCATCGATCCAGGCGGCGTCGGTCACGGCTGCACACTCCCCGGCGCAAACTGGCCGACGGGACGGATCTCGTAGGCGCCGCCGGGATTGGCCGCGCCGAGATCGCGGGCGACGTC
This genomic window contains:
- a CDS encoding VOC family protein, with the protein product MQVNPYLFYDGNCQEALKYYEKVLGAQIGATFPYEGAPPDMPTPPDWKNKLMHASITIDGEVLMAADAMPGDYHQPQGFAVSLQVEDPADAERRFNALAEGGTVRMPFGKTFFSNGFGMCVDKFGIPWMVNCPKEDM
- a CDS encoding DoxX family protein, which gives rise to MTVIAETLPASKPARWTGRIMSALVIVFLLIDGAIKLVPWPVVTETMDRMSYGSSETLARSLGLITIVCTALYSIPPTSILGAILLTGYLGGAMASHVRIGSPLFTHALFGLYLGLMVWGGLWLRDKNLRSLIPFRR
- a CDS encoding RNA polymerase sigma factor translates to MTDAAWIDAALTSARPQAVGALLRYFRNLDTAEEAFQNACLRALKSWPQNGPPRDPAAWLIMVGRNVAIDDIRHSKKQEALPEDEAISDLDDAEEQLAERLDGSHYRDDILRLLFICCHPDLPATQQIALALRIVSGLTVKQIARAFLVSEAAMEQRITRAKARVADANVPFETPDAAERSERLASVAAMIYLIFNEGYSASGDTAEIRAPLCEEAIRLARLLLRLFQSEPEIMGLTALLLIQHARAAARFDADGAVILLDDQDRTKWNKSLISEGLALIDKAMRHRRSGPYQVQAAIAALHARAEKPEDTDWTQIDLLYGALEVMQPSPVVTLNRAVAVSKVKGPQAALDMIEPLAPRLSNYFHFFGVRGAFLMQLGRNDEARTAFDRAIALANTSAEAAHIRMHLDRLQRDSQPRGKKAGK
- a CDS encoding SRPBCC family protein, with amino-acid sequence MFEVLVTIAVILAIAIAAVLILAATKPGTLRVQRSVSIKAPPEGIFPLISDFHQWLTWSPYEQKDPAMKRTYSGAERGKGAVYAWDGDKNVGSGRMEILEASAPQKIVIKLDFFKPFEGHNTAEFTMLPQGDGTHVTWLMHGPARFVTRLIQVFMNLDNMIGKDFEAGLANLKKQTEK